The following are encoded in a window of Nibricoccus aquaticus genomic DNA:
- a CDS encoding immunoglobulin domain-containing protein, with product MKLRYTAFALAALLSMAVNVSAQVNYYANKSPGSADAPSLENKWNLAANTYMWAPAGGASYVDASATPGNVYHTNGYTVRAGRIGTTDGTASSVFLGEKLVVDAFSSTSGLTGASSGSAILLFELAATSTGPRLGVPGSVTQGSYSANIATGTSTTAGTQHLRFSTGVTVLQGTLAANGYTNFSIPNSVTDVLVTIKSAVIGNGDIEVSGGSAGSAVANGWVMWAFEDLRGWTGSTILVQHKHTISFTRDIDFRITNSRAALTFGATSIGFLNLSANVKFDSSKVSWGTNILPDGTYTAAQLNALWKTGGYATLPFASGSGTLTVAPLLPPGISSQPSDQVVSEGGTASFSVTATGEGPFTYEWQKDGFAISNSNSATYAVTNAQMSSAGQYRVKVSNAGGNTLSSAATLTVQPPGFVNITTQPVAQTVIIGGTASFSVVATGDGPFTYEWQRNGQPIANSNSATLSVPNAQSANAGQYRVKVSSSMSSVFSNAVTLTITVAPAPVASGFAATTTGGANGAEVLVTNAADFKAAAESSSASTVTVLGQISLASVGGSVRVASNKTIQGMNGDATIVGCLDLSNGGVTNVVIRGLNITNPGTTPVSGVYPDGGDGIKVRNASKVYITHCTLFNCADELIEISGGSDNITVSWCEFYYTSAQTAHRYAMTIGQAGAETNPMRVTLQGNWWSSLVDQRMPFSSYGYVHQFNNYFNTTGNTSGGVASDGAQFLVERSLYSPMANPLSKQNVNTSLPAGKLRIIDTTFTVSSGTPLDVGTDVVFTPPYSYEMIPTAQVAATTGIQAGNIDGAWTANATSASATITAPTTRLLIGDPFTLTAVPAGFTATSYQWRLNNIEIPGATNITYSVANGFAANAGAYTVALGRAGGNMVVSAPATIFLNSSVPVSNGATTGLAPEVQTQRGGGGSPSLWFLGLLASTTALRVVLSRKKSR from the coding sequence ATGAAACTACGATACACAGCTTTCGCTTTAGCGGCCCTCTTATCGATGGCGGTCAACGTCAGCGCGCAGGTGAATTATTATGCCAACAAGAGCCCGGGCTCGGCAGATGCACCGTCGCTGGAAAATAAATGGAATCTAGCGGCCAATACATACATGTGGGCGCCCGCCGGCGGTGCGTCGTATGTGGACGCCAGCGCGACTCCGGGAAATGTGTATCACACCAACGGATATACTGTGCGCGCTGGACGCATCGGCACTACGGATGGGACCGCCTCTTCTGTATTTTTGGGTGAAAAACTCGTTGTGGATGCCTTCAGCTCGACCTCGGGTCTCACCGGAGCATCGAGTGGCAGCGCCATCCTTCTTTTCGAACTGGCGGCAACGTCGACAGGACCGCGATTGGGCGTGCCAGGCTCCGTCACGCAGGGAAGTTATTCGGCCAATATTGCCACGGGCACATCTACAACAGCGGGAACTCAACATCTGCGTTTCTCCACGGGCGTGACCGTGTTGCAGGGTACTTTGGCGGCCAACGGCTATACTAATTTCTCTATTCCCAACAGCGTGACGGATGTTCTGGTAACAATAAAATCTGCGGTCATCGGAAACGGAGATATTGAGGTAAGCGGTGGCAGCGCGGGCAGTGCGGTCGCCAACGGTTGGGTGATGTGGGCTTTTGAAGATCTGCGGGGGTGGACCGGAAGTACGATCCTCGTCCAGCACAAGCACACGATCAGCTTCACGCGGGATATCGATTTTCGCATCACGAACTCGAGGGCGGCGCTGACGTTTGGGGCGACCTCGATTGGATTCCTGAATCTTTCCGCGAATGTGAAATTCGATTCGAGCAAAGTTTCGTGGGGCACAAATATTCTTCCTGACGGCACGTACACAGCGGCTCAGTTGAACGCTCTCTGGAAAACCGGCGGCTATGCCACACTGCCGTTTGCGAGCGGCTCCGGCACGTTGACGGTTGCGCCGTTGCTGCCTCCCGGCATCTCGAGCCAGCCCTCGGATCAAGTGGTGTCTGAAGGTGGAACCGCCTCCTTCTCTGTCACCGCGACTGGCGAAGGTCCCTTTACGTACGAGTGGCAGAAGGATGGTTTTGCGATTTCGAATTCAAACTCGGCAACCTATGCCGTCACCAACGCGCAGATGTCATCCGCGGGCCAGTATCGCGTGAAGGTGTCCAACGCAGGCGGCAACACACTCAGCTCAGCCGCGACTTTGACGGTGCAGCCTCCGGGCTTTGTGAACATCACGACCCAACCGGTTGCGCAGACTGTCATCATCGGCGGGACGGCCTCCTTCTCCGTGGTGGCGACCGGCGACGGTCCGTTTACTTACGAGTGGCAGCGGAACGGCCAGCCCATCGCAAATTCGAACTCGGCAACACTGTCAGTTCCAAATGCCCAATCGGCGAACGCCGGCCAGTATCGCGTCAAGGTTTCGAGCTCCATGAGCAGTGTCTTCAGCAATGCCGTCACCTTGACGATCACAGTGGCCCCGGCGCCGGTTGCCTCCGGTTTTGCCGCCACGACAACGGGCGGCGCCAACGGGGCAGAGGTGCTTGTGACCAACGCGGCTGATTTCAAAGCGGCTGCAGAGTCTTCCTCCGCAAGTACCGTCACAGTTCTCGGGCAGATATCTCTGGCGAGCGTCGGCGGCAGCGTGCGTGTCGCTTCAAACAAGACCATTCAAGGCATGAACGGCGATGCCACCATCGTGGGCTGTCTGGATCTGAGTAACGGCGGGGTCACCAACGTGGTTATCCGCGGCCTCAATATCACCAACCCCGGAACGACTCCAGTAAGCGGCGTCTATCCGGATGGCGGAGACGGCATCAAGGTGCGGAATGCCTCCAAGGTTTATATCACGCATTGCACCCTCTTTAACTGCGCCGACGAACTGATCGAGATCAGCGGCGGCTCGGACAATATCACTGTCTCTTGGTGCGAATTCTATTACACCTCCGCGCAGACCGCGCATCGTTACGCGATGACGATCGGCCAGGCGGGGGCCGAGACCAATCCGATGCGTGTCACGCTCCAGGGCAACTGGTGGTCATCGCTTGTGGACCAGCGCATGCCGTTTTCGAGCTACGGTTATGTGCATCAATTCAATAACTACTTCAATACGACCGGTAACACTTCCGGTGGCGTTGCGAGTGACGGTGCGCAGTTCCTCGTGGAGAGAAGTCTTTACTCGCCCATGGCGAACCCGCTCTCGAAGCAGAATGTGAACACCAGCCTGCCTGCCGGAAAGCTCCGCATTATCGACACGACGTTTACGGTCTCCTCGGGCACACCGCTCGATGTGGGTACGGATGTCGTGTTCACGCCGCCCTATTCGTACGAAATGATTCCGACCGCGCAGGTGGCCGCGACGACGGGTATCCAGGCGGGCAACATCGATGGCGCATGGACCGCGAATGCTACGAGTGCTTCCGCAACAATCACCGCACCCACAACGCGATTGCTGATCGGCGATCCGTTTACGCTCACTGCTGTGCCGGCCGGTTTCACGGCTACGTCTTATCAGTGGAGACTGAATAACATCGAGATCCCTGGAGCGACGAACATCACCTACAGCGTGGCCAACGGCTTCGCCGCCAACGCCGGTGCCTACACGGTGGCCTTGGGCCGCGCCGGCGGAAATATGGTCGTCAGTGCGCCGGCGACGATCTTTTTGAATTCGAGCGTCCCCGTCTCCAATGGTGCTACCACAGGGCTTGCTCCTGAAGTGCAAACACAGCGCGGTGGTGGTGGCTCACCCTCGCTCTGGTTCCTCGGTTTGCTCGCGTCGACCACGGCGTTACGTGTCGTGCTCTCGAGGAAAAAGAGCCGCTGA
- a CDS encoding fumarylacetoacetate hydrolase family protein has protein sequence MRVIRFKNAEGKTVFGMPVYEGGAIEVLRGDLYTGLERTGHIVQPPLSLLAPVDPVAILGIGLNYRRHAEESGAKVPEFPVLFSKSLNTLQHPGEPIQLPTKLPSDEVDYECELAVVIGKTCKNATRQNALDYILGYTAANDVSARDWQLKRGGGQWSRGKSFDTFCPLGPCLVTADEIPNPNALRIGTRLNGDVVQDWNTNDMIFDVPALIEFLSASSTLLPGTVILTGTPHGVGMAARPPRWLKAGDVVTIEIEKIGALTNPVALEA, from the coding sequence ATGCGCGTCATTCGATTCAAAAACGCGGAAGGGAAAACGGTTTTCGGCATGCCTGTTTACGAAGGTGGCGCGATCGAAGTGCTCCGCGGCGATCTTTACACCGGGCTGGAGCGCACCGGCCACATAGTCCAGCCGCCTCTTAGTCTTCTCGCGCCTGTGGATCCAGTGGCGATCCTTGGCATCGGCTTGAACTATCGTCGTCATGCCGAGGAAAGCGGCGCGAAGGTTCCCGAGTTTCCGGTACTCTTCTCCAAGAGTTTAAATACTCTCCAGCATCCGGGAGAACCGATTCAGCTTCCTACGAAGCTGCCAAGTGACGAGGTCGACTACGAGTGCGAACTGGCGGTCGTCATCGGAAAAACCTGCAAGAACGCGACGCGTCAAAACGCGCTGGATTACATTCTCGGATACACGGCGGCTAATGATGTCAGCGCACGCGACTGGCAGCTCAAGCGGGGCGGAGGCCAGTGGAGCCGCGGAAAGTCGTTCGACACATTTTGCCCGCTCGGTCCCTGCCTGGTCACGGCGGATGAGATTCCCAATCCCAACGCGCTCCGCATCGGCACGCGCCTGAACGGGGACGTTGTTCAGGACTGGAATACCAACGACATGATTTTCGATGTGCCGGCGTTGATCGAGTTCCTGAGCGCCAGCTCCACATTGCTGCCTGGCACGGTGATACTCACCGGCACTCCGCATGGCGTGGGCATGGCTGCCCGGCCACCACGCTGGCTCAAGGCCGGCGACGTCGTGACCATCGAAATTGAGAAGATCGGTGCGCTGACCAATCCGGTCGCCCTCGAAGCTTAG
- a CDS encoding glycerate kinase, with protein sequence MLPPHRILISPDKFKGTLTARQAAEAIARGLRCEFANSEITILPIADGGEGTVEALASVQGSASMHRVPTMDAYGRPRNADVVVLRDVSVCESASPLGLVIIEPALRDPWKASSRGLGLLLRDLAARGAKKIFVGLGGSATNDAGLGLAAALGWIFMDESGHPVDPLPVNFAFIQKLVPPEKAFAVEVVGLCDVNNPLLGADGASLVYGPQKGLAEPVRMDAEMARIADLVAKQSGLDYRNQPGAGAAGGLGYGLLTFACARLAPGFETIADLLGISEAIAGSDLVITGEGRIDRQTLFGKGPAALAKMAASHAKPVVAFCGQLEAGADEQGLFAEIVPMVDRETSAEVAVKRATETLELAAARFAARWIRRHAGVPGSPPAKSTSG encoded by the coding sequence GTGTTGCCTCCTCATCGCATCCTGATTTCGCCCGATAAATTCAAGGGCACGCTGACTGCGCGTCAGGCCGCTGAAGCCATAGCGCGAGGTTTGCGGTGCGAATTTGCGAATAGCGAAATCACGATCCTACCGATCGCAGATGGCGGGGAAGGCACTGTTGAGGCGCTGGCGTCGGTGCAGGGTTCCGCGAGCATGCACCGTGTGCCAACGATGGATGCTTACGGTCGCCCGAGAAACGCGGATGTGGTTGTGCTAAGAGACGTCTCTGTTTGCGAAAGCGCCTCTCCGCTCGGGTTGGTAATTATCGAGCCTGCTCTGCGTGATCCATGGAAAGCGTCTTCCCGCGGACTGGGCCTGCTGTTGCGTGACCTGGCTGCTCGCGGAGCGAAAAAGATATTCGTGGGACTGGGAGGAAGTGCGACGAATGACGCGGGCCTCGGTCTGGCGGCCGCTCTTGGTTGGATATTCATGGATGAGAGCGGTCATCCGGTGGATCCGCTCCCCGTGAATTTCGCGTTTATCCAAAAATTAGTGCCGCCTGAAAAGGCCTTCGCGGTAGAAGTGGTCGGGCTTTGCGATGTGAACAATCCACTGCTCGGCGCCGATGGCGCCTCGCTGGTTTATGGACCACAGAAGGGATTGGCCGAGCCGGTGCGGATGGATGCAGAGATGGCGCGTATCGCGGATCTCGTGGCAAAGCAGAGCGGACTGGATTACAGAAACCAGCCTGGCGCAGGAGCCGCCGGGGGGCTCGGCTATGGTTTACTGACATTTGCCTGTGCGCGACTCGCACCGGGCTTCGAGACGATCGCCGACCTGCTGGGAATCTCTGAGGCCATTGCTGGAAGCGATCTCGTGATTACTGGGGAAGGGCGGATTGATCGCCAGACATTGTTCGGAAAAGGACCGGCAGCGCTGGCGAAAATGGCGGCGAGCCACGCGAAGCCGGTGGTGGCCTTTTGCGGGCAACTAGAGGCAGGCGCTGACGAGCAAGGTTTGTTCGCCGAGATTGTGCCGATGGTTGATCGCGAAACCTCAGCGGAGGTCGCAGTGAAGCGTGCAACTGAGACGCTTGAACTTGCGGCAGCCCGGTTTGCGGCAAGATGGATTCGTCGTCACGCAGGAGTGCCAGGCAGTCCGCCGGCCAAATCGACCTCCGGCTGA
- a CDS encoding DUF4838 domain-containing protein has translation MSLAAGGFAQTNYYVNASAGSSDNWNSTNANVKWTTSGSTYVGASGTAGNVYHTNGYTLRAGRVGNTTGGSPNPYNFSGQLLVIDGFSSASTLTDGSAGGGGILLFELASSATGPRLGSPSTSTKANYVANIATDAIGGTPGSTRTIRGSTGVTTLNGTLRLNGKTTLSVPSGVNDMLFTVKSTVLGTGSIEISGGSAGSGTANGYVTWEFENLSGWTGASISVTNKHTISFTSAVDFTVTNPGAALTFPSTTSVGFLNLGANVSFASGKVTYGASVLPDGTYTASQLNALWNTGGYATQAFAAGSGTLTVKPAAAIAPAITSLTTASGRVGVPFNYLVTAVGETATFGASSLPAGLSINASTGMISGTPSTAGTTNLTVSATNGAGSGTRALAITIAAAPTVTNGWAGGSGAAATANGWNDATSGTAYKWTSDAGVTYTTATSGVTYHTNGYTVKGGRIGSPTGGTVASGPEPYSTFAGDELVIDAYSATSGVTSNATNGTLWFQLANTGAGSDAMVGPRAGDGTNTTTRGTYIADIVTAPTSSGAVRYLRADTGRTTLDGALTLNGDTVFWANTNDVHFVIKSPVTGTGNILLRDGPSGGSQMNGWLMTSFQDLTGWRGASIKAIHKHTLGFAGNIDFSATNPTAIIHFPTTVGGSATVGFLNLSANVTVLPGQLGYGGAFESSSMTTVLNTPGTYTASDLNTLFGVAGFASGSGTVTVVPKMTLVSSGTSQVVLMTKPSPIASVTKAAQELQKHLQLITGATVTISTVGNEGSYPGKKFIYLGANTASTSAGVDTSALSTEYFIIRTVGANLHIVGKDGGNNDWTDLSGCQPATLFGVYYLLGEVMDVRWLWPGDDGIVVNASSTLDLPSLNITTGPHMVQRKYRNPRVGLYKGGSTTYGFGIPVLPASGTTRTALADEEVLWQRRQFMGQRKNPAFGHSETAWWATYGATHPEYFATLLPGHSHPDPSTTLVKLHVSGADTIQARVDAWVAAGSPNSLNLCPNDSRSFCVCASCLAWDYPSQAANVVFGSSDALLGDRYARWYSEVATRVAAINPSATVYGYAYDTYKNAPQVATLPSNVAIAYIPGAPSDVLLDQIAETQTDVLGWIAAGCTQMYLRPNWMLSAHAGPFWPTHRLGNHFKEMLAGGYLLGMDSDSACGSYASFGLYYYLMARQMARPEIDVEAVVDEYCSGFGSASTRVRDYFTYWENFIYNEADNGNTTILGWSSGMNAYGSTYSDAAFDGAEQILDDAQALLAPGETAALARLDFLRAACTNGRLTAKAIRLVDPSTALPYNAQAETAMRDLLTYRDSQAGSFTLWREWMIDRESAIPGMQAYWQYIFANP, from the coding sequence GTGAGCCTGGCCGCTGGCGGTTTCGCCCAGACAAACTACTACGTCAATGCGAGTGCCGGAAGTTCGGACAACTGGAACTCGACCAATGCCAATGTAAAATGGACGACCAGCGGCTCGACTTATGTCGGTGCCTCCGGCACGGCCGGCAACGTCTATCATACGAACGGATACACGCTGCGCGCGGGCCGGGTCGGCAACACGACGGGAGGCAGTCCCAATCCATATAACTTTTCCGGACAGCTTCTCGTCATCGACGGATTCAGCAGCGCTTCCACTTTGACGGATGGTTCCGCAGGCGGAGGCGGCATCCTGCTCTTCGAACTGGCGAGTAGCGCCACCGGGCCGCGTTTGGGAAGTCCGAGCACGTCCACCAAGGCGAATTACGTGGCCAACATCGCTACCGATGCGATTGGCGGCACACCGGGATCGACCCGCACGATTCGCGGATCGACCGGCGTGACCACGCTCAACGGCACGCTGCGTTTGAACGGCAAGACCACGTTGAGCGTGCCTTCCGGCGTCAACGACATGCTGTTCACCGTCAAATCCACCGTCCTGGGCACGGGGAGCATCGAGATCAGCGGTGGCTCGGCCGGCAGCGGAACGGCCAACGGTTACGTGACTTGGGAGTTCGAAAATCTCTCCGGTTGGACGGGCGCTAGTATTTCCGTCACCAACAAACACACGATCAGCTTCACCAGCGCGGTTGATTTCACGGTAACCAATCCGGGCGCGGCGCTGACGTTTCCTTCGACGACATCGGTTGGCTTTCTGAATCTCGGCGCCAATGTTTCCTTTGCGTCGGGCAAGGTGACCTACGGCGCGAGCGTGCTTCCGGACGGCACTTACACGGCGTCGCAACTGAATGCGCTTTGGAACACCGGCGGCTACGCGACGCAGGCCTTTGCAGCCGGCTCGGGAACGCTCACGGTTAAACCGGCGGCTGCGATTGCTCCCGCAATCACGAGCCTCACCACGGCTTCTGGCAGGGTAGGCGTACCGTTCAACTATCTGGTGACTGCCGTTGGGGAGACCGCGACATTTGGGGCATCATCGCTTCCGGCGGGACTCAGCATTAACGCGAGCACCGGCATGATCAGCGGTACTCCTTCGACTGCGGGCACGACGAATCTCACGGTCAGCGCGACAAACGGTGCGGGCAGCGGCACGCGTGCACTGGCGATAACCATCGCCGCGGCGCCGACGGTCACAAACGGCTGGGCGGGCGGAAGCGGTGCGGCCGCCACAGCCAACGGCTGGAACGATGCCACCAGTGGCACAGCGTACAAATGGACGTCCGATGCCGGCGTTACCTACACCACGGCGACATCCGGTGTGACGTATCATACTAACGGATATACCGTCAAAGGCGGCCGCATCGGCAGTCCGACGGGAGGCACGGTTGCCAGCGGTCCCGAGCCTTATTCGACCTTCGCGGGCGATGAGCTGGTGATCGATGCCTATAGCGCAACCTCCGGCGTAACTTCGAACGCCACCAACGGCACGCTCTGGTTCCAACTCGCGAACACCGGTGCCGGCAGCGATGCCATGGTCGGTCCCCGCGCGGGCGACGGCACGAACACCACTACCCGCGGCACGTACATTGCGGACATCGTAACCGCGCCGACCTCGAGTGGCGCCGTGCGTTATCTCCGTGCCGATACCGGCCGCACCACGCTCGACGGTGCGCTGACGCTCAATGGCGACACGGTCTTCTGGGCCAATACCAATGACGTTCACTTTGTCATTAAGTCTCCGGTGACCGGCACGGGTAACATCCTCCTCCGCGATGGCCCGTCCGGCGGCTCGCAAATGAACGGCTGGCTGATGACGTCGTTCCAGGATCTGACAGGATGGCGCGGTGCTTCGATCAAGGCCATCCACAAGCACACGCTTGGATTTGCGGGTAACATCGATTTCTCCGCGACCAATCCCACCGCGATCATTCACTTCCCGACGACGGTTGGTGGATCCGCGACGGTGGGCTTCCTGAATCTCTCGGCGAACGTCACGGTATTGCCAGGCCAGCTTGGCTACGGTGGTGCGTTTGAATCGTCCTCGATGACGACCGTGCTGAACACTCCTGGCACCTACACGGCCTCCGATCTGAATACGCTATTCGGTGTTGCCGGATTTGCCTCGGGATCCGGCACCGTCACGGTCGTTCCGAAGATGACGCTCGTCTCCAGCGGCACGTCGCAGGTCGTCCTCATGACGAAGCCGAGTCCAATCGCATCGGTCACGAAGGCGGCGCAGGAATTGCAAAAGCATCTGCAGCTGATCACGGGCGCGACAGTCACGATTTCGACGGTCGGCAACGAAGGTAGTTATCCGGGAAAGAAATTCATCTATCTCGGCGCGAACACCGCGAGCACGTCCGCGGGAGTCGATACAAGCGCGCTCTCCACAGAGTACTTTATCATCCGCACGGTCGGCGCAAATCTCCACATCGTCGGCAAGGACGGTGGCAACAACGACTGGACGGATCTGTCGGGCTGCCAGCCTGCGACGCTTTTCGGCGTTTATTATCTCCTAGGAGAAGTCATGGACGTCCGCTGGCTCTGGCCGGGAGACGACGGCATCGTGGTGAATGCGTCGAGCACGCTCGACCTTCCGTCGCTCAACATCACGACCGGGCCGCACATGGTGCAGCGCAAGTACCGGAATCCGCGTGTTGGCCTCTACAAGGGCGGTTCCACGACGTACGGATTTGGGATTCCTGTTCTGCCCGCGAGTGGCACAACCCGCACCGCGCTCGCGGACGAAGAAGTGCTGTGGCAGCGCCGGCAATTCATGGGCCAACGCAAAAATCCCGCCTTCGGTCACTCCGAGACCGCGTGGTGGGCAACCTATGGTGCGACGCATCCCGAATATTTCGCGACGTTGCTGCCGGGCCATTCCCATCCTGATCCATCGACGACGCTGGTGAAACTGCATGTGAGCGGAGCCGACACGATTCAGGCCCGTGTGGACGCGTGGGTCGCCGCAGGTTCGCCAAACAGCCTGAATCTGTGTCCGAACGACAGCCGATCCTTCTGCGTGTGCGCAAGCTGCCTTGCATGGGATTACCCATCGCAAGCCGCCAATGTAGTCTTTGGAAGCAGCGATGCCCTGCTCGGCGATCGTTACGCACGCTGGTATTCGGAAGTCGCTACACGCGTGGCGGCCATCAACCCTAGCGCGACGGTGTACGGTTACGCTTACGACACCTACAAGAACGCCCCGCAGGTGGCCACGCTGCCTTCGAACGTGGCGATCGCTTATATCCCCGGTGCGCCCAGTGATGTGCTCCTCGATCAAATCGCGGAGACTCAGACCGACGTACTCGGTTGGATCGCGGCGGGCTGCACGCAGATGTATCTCCGTCCAAACTGGATGTTGTCCGCGCACGCAGGGCCATTCTGGCCGACCCATCGCCTGGGGAATCACTTCAAGGAGATGCTCGCCGGCGGTTATCTCCTCGGCATGGACTCCGACAGTGCTTGCGGCAGCTATGCGAGCTTTGGTCTCTACTATTATCTGATGGCGCGCCAGATGGCCCGCCCGGAAATCGATGTAGAGGCGGTTGTCGACGAGTACTGCTCGGGCTTTGGCAGTGCGTCCACCCGCGTGCGTGACTACTTCACGTACTGGGAAAACTTCATCTACAACGAAGCGGACAACGGGAATACCACGATCCTCGGCTGGTCCTCAGGCATGAATGCCTATGGATCGACCTACAGCGACGCGGCATTCGATGGAGCGGAGCAAATCCTTGATGATGCCCAAGCCCTGCTCGCTCCGGGTGAAACCGCAGCGCTGGCCCGCCTGGATTTCCTTAGGGCTGCGTGCACCAACGGACGTCTGACCGCGAAGGCGATCCGTCTCGTCGATCCAAGCACCGCGTTGCCTTACAATGCCCAGGCTGAAACCGCGATGCGCGATCTCCTGACCTATCGCGACAGTCAGGCCGGTTCGTTTACGCTGTGGCGCGAATGGATGATCGATCGCGAAAGCGCCATCCCTGGCATGCAGGCTTATTGGCAATATATCTTCGCCAATCCGTAA
- a CDS encoding IclR family transcriptional regulator, whose translation MAIAVIDKAFSILEVLARTGRPLSLAELAEETRQPKPSAFRILRSLRDLGYVDQTEERGNYRLSERLKSLHEYGRDEALREKALPVMQKIHGIFDETVNLGALEGVYIRYAHVVETTQALRSIVKPGARDAFHTTALGRAVAAYLPEVQQTRLVDKACAMEPASRRKAIRARLETELEATRKRGCAIEEEETVPGVMCVAIPLLELGEPLAAISVSVPIHRFPPARRLELQQTLLECRRTALNPRKVAAGNA comes from the coding sequence ATGGCAATTGCCGTCATCGACAAGGCGTTTTCTATTCTGGAGGTACTGGCGCGGACCGGGCGTCCGCTCAGTCTCGCGGAACTGGCGGAGGAAACGCGCCAGCCCAAGCCGAGCGCTTTTCGCATTCTTCGCAGCCTGAGAGATCTCGGCTACGTCGATCAAACGGAGGAACGCGGGAATTACAGACTCTCCGAACGCTTGAAGTCCCTGCACGAATACGGACGCGACGAAGCTCTCCGTGAAAAGGCGCTTCCCGTCATGCAGAAGATCCATGGAATTTTCGACGAAACGGTGAACCTCGGAGCGCTCGAAGGTGTTTATATCCGCTATGCCCACGTCGTGGAAACGACGCAGGCGCTCCGCTCGATTGTGAAGCCCGGGGCGCGCGACGCGTTTCATACCACCGCGCTGGGACGCGCCGTGGCAGCCTACCTGCCCGAGGTGCAGCAAACCCGCCTTGTGGACAAAGCCTGCGCCATGGAGCCCGCATCCCGCCGCAAGGCCATCCGCGCCCGCCTGGAGACAGAGCTCGAAGCCACGCGCAAACGCGGCTGTGCCATTGAGGAAGAGGAAACGGTTCCCGGCGTCATGTGCGTTGCCATTCCTCTTCTTGAACTGGGCGAACCGCTCGCGGCGATCAGCGTGTCCGTCCCGATTCATCGATTCCCACCCGCGCGCCGCCTCGAGCTTCAGCAAACTTTGCTAGAATGCCGCCGGACCGCGCTCAATCCACGCAAAGTGGCCGCGGGCAACGCTTGA